GGAGTTTGTTGTAAAAAATTTATTCCTTCGTGATTCTAAGGGTAAAGAACACTTTTTAGTTGTATTAGGTAAGGATAAAAAAGCAGATTTAAAGGATATACGCCAAAAAATTGATAGCAAACCTCTTAGTTTTGCTTCTGAGGAAAGACTTGAAAAGTATCTAAAACTCACTAAAGGAGCTGTAACACCTTTTGGTATACTAAATGATAATGATGCTATTGTAAAGATTGTATTTGATAAAGATTTATTAAAAATGGATAAAATAGGTATACATCCAAATGACAATACTGCTACTGTATTTTTAAAGTTTGACGATTTAAAAAGGCTTATAGAAGAAAATGGAAATGAAATATACTATGTAGAGGTATAAGTCTATTATCTTACATATAATAAAAAATAGATAAAGTGGATGTCTCAAAATAAAAATTTGAGTCATCCACTTTTTATGCATTT
This sequence is a window from Clostridioides difficile. Protein-coding genes within it:
- a CDS encoding prolyl-tRNA synthetase associated domain-containing protein — encoded protein: MMNAQQEVYKKLDELNISYEIVNHPAVYTIDEMEQLKTLQMEFVVKNLFLRDSKGKEHFLVVLGKDKKADLKDIRQKIDSKPLSFASEERLEKYLKLTKGAVTPFGILNDNDAIVKIVFDKDLLKMDKIGIHPNDNTATVFLKFDDLKRLIEENGNEIYYVEV